Proteins from one Rosa chinensis cultivar Old Blush chromosome 7, RchiOBHm-V2, whole genome shotgun sequence genomic window:
- the LOC112178395 gene encoding uncharacterized protein LOC112178395, producing MVLVNVNDVVVDLDALANADSVFGEELRKRTEGLETEAQLLGFLEGLEGDWSSARKKRKIVQASELGDLLPKWWKIMLSLKRNGGHKWIVCRRFISPNGLEFVSCKEVSSYLHSYFGLGSQSNSVHTDGNIQVSNKMVLGDGMQHDTSFTYKDNNNGHELLRCSPMPITSMNSYVKSIEASGEVMGMRKKLDPVKNGRLGTSLKIQEPVEIDGEQTSDMIANYDLSSDFSLGKVNDIMAKYFGISNDESNSMSCEEQVMMADKTICFSDGLNDGVRVAISSVDVPKVEIDSASNDMGKEHGADNIDNHQSTSTVDDMKIDDVDNCRNGRSISGISESHIGPETVYNVDQQSTSEACSLVPSIVMESLHERGSDSGLYSTATDEKTCVVSNNFNNDSFPTFYEPRFDDIGLSGSNEKTFCFGSDHAMPDVDSMEISVRIRSTGSYSNVPPLDGHSCIINATNPSCTVEELLQDKRLASNAFNSFVNKQTPGNLNKGAIHTAEGHKVEHAKNYDNSELSVNFGSRATGTNADTTSCIDQERSSKGYSLASYANEHASVSENSFVCNGILEELKPDRGTSETDLVCPSEYQQGYNLVNHANNTSSRPIEVLKEEVKRSWNDEVLHPFGSSRSGQEANAMSSTVTSINSQGPSLVISGDNQSFATGSGIFSSSVLDDKLIRVPVNDLARPSGSEQTPGFVNNLNRIYSTTSWEQPKSEVAENSRNNEAINGFLNDSQPTADSISELRWRNGGQNVQQSALADNSSALMPSSVSYPNFDLLSSKFILCWLQ from the exons ATGGTGCTGGTGAACGTGAACGACGTCGTTGTGGATTTGGATGCATTGGCCAATGCGGACAGTGTGTTTGGGGAGGAGTTGAGGAAGAGGACAGAGGGGTTGGAGACTGAGGCGCAGTTGTTAGGGTTTCTGGAAGGGTTGGAGGGGGACTGGTCAAGTGctaggaagaagaggaagattgtgCAGGCGAGTGAGCTCGGCGACTTGTTGCCGAAGTGGTGGAAGATCATGCTGTCTCTCAAGAGGAATGGAGGTCATAAATGGATTGTGTGTAGGCGGTTTATAAG CCCTAATGGGTTGGAGTTTGTGTCGTGCAAGGAAGTTTCTTCATACTTGCACTCTTATTTTGGACTTGGAAGCCAGTCAAATTCTGTTCATACCGATGGGAATATTCAGGTTTCTAATAAAATGGTTTTGGGAGAT GGAATGCAACATGATACTAGTTTTACCTATAAAGATAACAACAATGGTCATGAGCTTCTTCGCTGCTCCCCAATGCCCATTACCTCTATGAACAGCTATGTCAAGAGCATTGAAGCATCAGGAGAAGTAATGGGTATGCGGAAAAAATTGGATCCTGTAAAGAATGGTCGTTTGGGGACATCCTtgaaaattcaagaaccagttGAGATAGATGGGGAACAAACTTCTGATATGATAGCCAACTATGATTTGAGTTCTGATTTCTCTCTGGGTAAGGTAAATGATATCATGGCAAAATATTTTGGCATATCCAATGATGAATCGAATTCAATGTCCTGTGAGGAGCAAGTGATGATGGCTGACAAAACAATTTGCTTTTCTGATGGATTAAATGATGGTGTCAGGGTTGCCATCAGCTCAGTTGATGTGCCCAAAGTGGAGATAGACAGTGCTTCAAATGACATGGGAAAAGAACATGGAGCTGACAATATTGATAATCACCAATCAACTAGCACTGTAGATGATATGAAAATTGATGATGTGGATAATTGTAGGAATGGCAGGTCAATATCTGGTATTAGTGAGAGTCACATTGGACCTGAGACTGTATATAATGTTGACCAACAAAGTACTTCAGAAGCCTGCTCGCTTGTTCCTTCAATTGTGATGGAGTCTCTTCATGAAAGAGGTTCAGACAGTGGTTTATATAGTACAGCCACTGATGAGAAAACATGTGTTGTCAGTAATAACTTCAATAATGATTCATTCCCCACATTTTATGAGCCCAGATTTGATGATATTGGCCTATCTGGGAGTAATGAGAAGACATTTTGTTTTGGCAGCGATCATGCTATGCCAGATGTAGATTCCATGGAGATCAGTGTGCGAATTCGAAGTACTGGAAGCTATTCAAATGTTCCACCTCTGGATGGACATAGTTGTATTATTAATGCAACGAATCCCAGTTGCACAGTGGAAGAACTCTTGCAGGACAAGAGGTTAGCAAGCAACGCATTTAATTCATTTGTTAATAAGCAGACCCCTGGTAATCTAAATAAGGGTGCTATTCATACAGCAGAAGGGCATAAAGTTGAGCATGCCAAAAATTATGACAATAGTGAGTTAAGTGTTAATTTTGGTAGCAGGGCCACTGGAACTAATGCAGATACTACCTCTTGCATTGACCAGGAAAGAAGCTCTAAAGGCTATTCTCTTGCTTCATATGCGAACGAGCATGCATCTGTTTCGGAAAATAGTTTTGTCTGCAATGGCATTTTGGAAGAACTTAAGCCCGATAGAGGTACTTCTGAAACTGATTTGGTTTGCCCATCGGAATATCAACAAGGATATAATCTGGTAAATCATGCAAACAACACATCCTCAAGGCCAATTGAAGTATTAAAAGAGGAGGTTAAAAGATCTTGGAATGATGAGGTGCTGCATCCTTTTGGCAGCAGTCGCAGTGGACAAGAAGCGAATGCTATGAGTAGCACTGTGACCTCAATAAATTCTCAAGGACCTTCCCTTGTTATTTCGGGGGATAACCAATCATTTGCTACTGGCTCTGGCATATTTAGTAGCTCAGTATTGGACGATAAGCTGATAAGAGTCCCTGTTAATGACTTAGCACGCCCAAGTGGTAGTGAGCAAACCCCTGGTTTTGTAAATAATCTGAACAGGATTTATAGCACCACATCGTGGGAGCAGCCTAAATCCGAGGTTGCAGAAAATTCAAGGAACAATGAGGCCATCAATGGTTTTTTAAATGATTCCCAACCTACTGCCGATTCCATCTCCGAGCTTAGGTGGAGAAATGGTGGGCAAAACGTCCAGCAGAGTGCATTGGCTGACAATTCTTCTGCACTTATGCCATCATCTGTCAGTTATCCGAACTTTGATCTGCTGTCAAGCAAG TTTATACTGTGTTGGCTTCAATGA
- the LOC112177176 gene encoding 5'-adenylylsulfate reductase-like 4 has translation MGIRVWGFGILILLIWGRLTCAAEPTSSPTESAAEAIFGFRDSYCPADGVTRSVGSNGVIVGDEVSLQRALNLVHKNSHEYVAVLFYASWCPFSRMFKPTFSVLASLYPSIPHFAFEESAIRPSILSKYGVHGFPTLFILNSTMRVRYQGARTPGSLIAFYSEVTGIKTVSLDQLSLEKAGHPPNHEKNDSNEQESCPFSWARSPENLLRQETYLALASAFVILRLLYIFFPTLISFAQSAWRRHVRNVRFGSLFEHPVAYLKRAVQLFNSLKEPCKRSNLQEGAMNARVWASKSLATVSIGDASTSRGTAVTETR, from the exons ATGGGGATTAGGGTTTGGGGATTTGGGATCCTGATATTATTGATATGGGGCCGGCTAACGTGCGCCGCGGAGCCGACGTCTTCTCCGACGGAGTCCGCGGCGGAAGCGATCTTTGGATTCCGAGATTCCTATTGTCCGGCTGACGGCGTCACCAGATCCGTTGGTTCTAATGGTGTTATTGTG GGAGATGAGGTTTCGTTACAAAGGGCATTGAATCTGGTTCACAAGAATAGTCACGAGTATGTGGCTGTGCTCTTCTATGCATCTTGGTGCCCTTTCTCAAGGATGTTTAAGCCAACATTTTCTGTTCTGGCTTCTTTGTATCCTTCCATCCCACATTTTGCATTTGAAGAATCAGCCATCAGGCCAag TATCCTCTCAAAGTATGGAGTTCATGGCTTTCCTActcttttcattttgaattCTACCATGCGAGTTCGATACCAGGGAGCCCGGACTCCTGGTTCTCTTATTGCTTTCTATAGTGAAGTTACTG GCATCAAGACAGTATCATTGGATCAATTGTCACTGGAAAAGGCCGGACACCCACCAAATCATGAGAAGAATGATAGCAATGAGCAGGAAAGCTGCCCCTTTTCATGGGCAAGATCTCCAGAGAATTTGCTTCGTCAGGAAACATATTTGGCTCTTGCCTCTGCTTTTGTAATTCTGCGTTTGCTCTACATCTTTTTTCCCACTCTGATTTCATTCGCTCAATCCGCATGGAGAAGGCATGTCCGAAACGTAAGATTCGGGAGCTTGTTTGAGCACCCTGTGGCCTATCTAAAGCGTGCAGTGCAGTTGTTTAACTCTCTAAAAGAGCCTTGCAAAAGGAGTAATCTGCAGGAAGGAGCAATGAACGCCCGGGTCTGGGCTTCCAAGTCACTCGCCACAGTTTCCATCGGGGATGCAAGTACCAGCAGGGGTACTGCAGTGACTGAAACCCGTTGA